A stretch of the Massilia sp. W12 genome encodes the following:
- a CDS encoding isoaspartyl peptidase/L-asparaginase — protein MDMDMGTEAAWPAGRFCLALHGGAGTIVCPEVEQAAWHAALQSALEAGRAVLAADGSAQAAVVATVQALEDCPLFNAGRGAVYDESGSFSLDACVMEGAHKRAGAIAGAPDVANPVLLAQAVLEEGFSVLLGGAGAQAFARAQGFAAMPAEYFATAQRYAQWQAVRGGQAASELDHDAAARLAQPLREDGKLGTVGAVARDRAGNLAAATSTGGMTNKRLGRIGDSPLVGAGCYAENGVAAISCTGTGEHFIRSVLAHQVACRMRFGGQDLSSACAAALAEMQALGGQGGLIAIDAAGRISLPFTTRGMYRAWLREGEMGGTGIF, from the coding sequence ATGGACATGGACATGGGCACTGAAGCAGCCTGGCCGGCAGGCCGCTTTTGCCTCGCGCTGCACGGCGGGGCCGGCACGATCGTCTGTCCCGAAGTGGAACAAGCGGCCTGGCATGCCGCGCTGCAAAGCGCACTGGAGGCGGGCCGCGCCGTGCTGGCGGCGGATGGTTCGGCGCAAGCTGCGGTGGTGGCCACGGTGCAGGCGCTGGAGGATTGTCCCCTGTTCAACGCCGGGCGCGGTGCGGTATATGACGAGAGCGGCAGTTTCAGTCTGGACGCTTGCGTGATGGAAGGCGCGCACAAACGCGCCGGCGCGATTGCCGGGGCGCCGGATGTGGCCAACCCGGTGCTGTTGGCGCAGGCGGTGCTGGAGGAAGGGTTTAGCGTCTTATTGGGCGGGGCCGGGGCGCAGGCGTTTGCGCGCGCCCAGGGTTTCGCCGCCATGCCGGCGGAATATTTCGCCACCGCACAGCGTTATGCGCAATGGCAGGCAGTGCGCGGCGGACAGGCGGCGAGTGAATTGGATCATGATGCGGCGGCGCGTCTGGCCCAGCCCTTGCGGGAAGACGGCAAGCTGGGCACGGTGGGCGCGGTGGCGCGCGACCGCGCCGGCAATCTGGCCGCCGCCACTTCGACCGGCGGCATGACCAATAAACGCCTGGGCCGCATCGGCGATTCCCCGCTGGTCGGGGCTGGCTGCTATGCCGAAAACGGCGTGGCGGCGATTTCCTGCACCGGCACCGGCGAACATTTCATCCGCAGCGTGCTGGCGCACCAAGTGGCCTGCCGCATGCGTTTCGGCGGCCAGGATCTGAGCAGCGCCTGCGCCGCCGCCCTGGCCGAAATGCAAGCCCTGGGCGGCCAGGGCGGCCTGATCGCCATCGACGCCGCCGGCCGCATCAGCCTGCCTTTCACCACACGCGGCATGTATCGCGCCTGGCTGCGCGAGGGAGAGATGGGGGGGACGGGGATTTTTTGA
- a CDS encoding SPFH domain-containing protein — translation MYTTKEKIVTGMDGYLAIVCGLGFGALALVGAANEYFSAMLIGAPLALLFLSGLCTLEPNQAAVLTLFGAYHGTLRTPGLRWVFPLYHKTRVSLRANSLNMEKLKVNDKRGNPVEIAAAVVWKIEDSARAVFDVEDYQAFVRVQAEAALRHVVTEFNYDHGEDENEHEMTLMNGGEEFLRKLAEAVQVRTAAAGICVPEARLTHLAYAPEIAGVMLRRQQAEAVIAARKKIVSGAVGMVELALKQLSEKQVVQLDDERKAAMVSNLLVVLCADREAEPVINTGTLYN, via the coding sequence ATGTACACCACCAAAGAAAAAATCGTCACCGGCATGGATGGCTATCTGGCTATCGTCTGTGGCTTGGGATTTGGCGCGCTGGCCTTGGTCGGCGCGGCCAATGAATATTTTTCCGCCATGTTGATCGGCGCGCCGCTGGCCCTGCTGTTTCTGAGCGGTTTATGCACGCTGGAGCCGAATCAGGCGGCGGTGCTGACGCTGTTTGGCGCCTATCATGGCACGCTGCGCACGCCTGGCTTGCGCTGGGTGTTTCCGCTGTATCACAAAACCCGCGTCTCGCTGCGCGCCAACAGCTTGAATATGGAAAAGCTGAAGGTCAATGATAAGCGCGGCAATCCGGTTGAGATCGCCGCTGCGGTGGTGTGGAAAATTGAAGATTCTGCGCGTGCGGTGTTTGATGTCGAAGATTATCAAGCCTTTGTGCGGGTGCAGGCGGAAGCGGCGCTGCGCCATGTGGTCACGGAATTCAATTATGACCATGGCGAAGATGAAAATGAGCATGAAATGACGCTGATGAATGGCGGCGAGGAATTTTTACGCAAATTGGCCGAAGCGGTGCAGGTGCGCACCGCCGCTGCCGGCATCTGTGTCCCGGAAGCGCGTTTGACGCATCTGGCGTATGCGCCGGAAATCGCCGGCGTGATGTTGCGCCGCCAGCAGGCGGAGGCGGTGATTGCGGCGCGCAAGAAAATCGTCAGCGGCGCGGTGGGTATGGTTGAGCTGGCGCTGAAACAATTGTCGGAAAAACAGGTGGTGCAGTTGGACGATGAGCGCAAGGCGGCGATGGTGTCGAATCTGCTGGTGGTGCTGTGCGCCGACCGCGAGGCGGAACCGGTGATCAATACCGGCACGCTGTATAACTGA
- a CDS encoding acetyl-CoA C-acyltransferase encodes MSKQLQDAYIVAATRLPIGKAPRGAFRNTRPDDLLAHALKSVVAQAPNLDPKLIEDVIVGCSFPEGEQGNNVARMALLLAGLPNTVGGVTVNRFCASGITAVAMAADRIRVGQADVMIAAGVESMSMIPMTGHHPSINMRVLQDENIGMAYGMGLTAEKVANQWKISREAQDAFAVESHRRALAAQQAGHFADEITPYEVIDRAPNLESGEIVEKRRVISLDEGPRADTSPEGLAKLKTVFAAKGSVTAGTSSQMSDGAGALLVVSEKILKEHNLTPLARFSSFAVRGVPPEIMGIGPKVAIPAACAAAGITQDQIDWFELNEAFAAQALAVIQDLGLDTSKVNPMGGAIALGHPLGATGAIRAATVVHALQRNKLKYGMVTMCVGTGMGAAGIFERV; translated from the coding sequence ATGAGCAAACAACTTCAAGATGCATACATCGTCGCCGCCACCCGTTTGCCGATCGGCAAAGCGCCGCGCGGCGCCTTCCGCAACACCCGTCCGGACGATTTGCTGGCGCACGCGCTGAAATCGGTCGTCGCACAAGCGCCGAATCTGGACCCGAAACTGATCGAAGACGTGATTGTCGGCTGCTCCTTCCCGGAAGGTGAGCAAGGCAATAACGTGGCGCGTATGGCGCTGCTGTTGGCCGGCCTGCCGAACACCGTGGGCGGCGTCACCGTCAACCGTTTTTGCGCTTCCGGCATCACCGCCGTGGCGATGGCGGCAGACCGTATCCGCGTCGGTCAAGCCGATGTGATGATCGCCGCCGGCGTCGAATCGATGTCGATGATTCCGATGACCGGCCACCACCCGTCCATCAATATGCGCGTGCTGCAAGATGAAAACATCGGCATGGCGTATGGCATGGGTCTGACCGCTGAAAAAGTGGCCAACCAGTGGAAGATTTCGCGTGAAGCGCAAGACGCTTTCGCCGTGGAATCGCACCGCCGCGCCCTGGCCGCACAGCAGGCCGGCCACTTCGCCGATGAAATCACGCCGTATGAAGTGATCGACCGCGCGCCGAATCTGGAAAGCGGCGAGATCGTGGAAAAGCGCCGCGTGATCAGCCTGGACGAAGGCCCGCGCGCCGACACCAGCCCGGAAGGCCTGGCCAAGCTGAAAACCGTGTTCGCCGCCAAGGGCAGCGTCACCGCCGGCACCAGCTCGCAAATGTCTGACGGCGCCGGCGCATTGCTGGTGGTTTCGGAAAAGATTTTGAAAGAGCACAACCTGACCCCGCTGGCGCGCTTCTCTTCGTTTGCCGTGCGCGGCGTGCCGCCGGAAATCATGGGCATCGGCCCGAAAGTGGCGATTCCCGCCGCTTGCGCCGCCGCCGGCATCACGCAAGATCAAATCGATTGGTTTGAACTGAACGAAGCGTTCGCCGCGCAAGCGCTGGCGGTGATTCAAGACCTGGGCTTGGACACTTCCAAGGTGAACCCGATGGGCGGCGCGATTGCCCTGGGCCACCCCTTGGGCGCCACCGGCGCAATCCGCGCCGCAACCGTGGTGCACGCGCTGCAGCGTAACAAGCTGAAGTACGGCATGGTGACCATGTGCGTCGGCACCGGCATGGGCGCGGCTGGTATTTTCGAGCGCGTGTAA
- a CDS encoding YiiD C-terminal domain-containing protein: protein MKSLLFKILLFVRPSIVYQQIAQHMMSSLPFAQLLGIRIDAIGPGTAETSMPDDAKLHNHIGTQHAGALFTLAETASGAAMAGGFAELIMQLRPLAKQATIRYQKVAQGGTLARAKVEGDLAALKAQLHAERKLAFPVQVDIFDSAGVQVCQMQVDWHLSFKEPKA, encoded by the coding sequence ATGAAGTCCCTGCTGTTCAAAATCCTGTTATTTGTGAGGCCAAGCATCGTGTACCAGCAAATTGCGCAACATATGATGAGTTCGCTGCCGTTCGCGCAGTTGCTGGGCATCCGCATCGATGCGATTGGCCCCGGCACTGCCGAAACCAGCATGCCGGACGACGCCAAATTGCATAACCACATCGGCACCCAGCACGCCGGCGCCCTGTTCACCCTGGCGGAAACCGCCTCGGGGGCGGCGATGGCGGGCGGCTTTGCCGAGCTGATCATGCAATTGCGTCCGCTGGCCAAGCAAGCCACCATCCGCTACCAGAAAGTGGCGCAGGGCGGCACGCTGGCGCGCGCCAAGGTCGAAGGCGATCTGGCCGCACTCAAAGCGCAATTGCACGCCGAGCGCAAGCTCGCGTTTCCGGTGCAAGTCGATATTTTCGACAGCGCCGGAGTGCAGGTGTGCCAGATGCAAGTCGATTGGCATTTGAGTTTTAAAGAGCCGAAGGCATAA
- a CDS encoding 3-hydroxyacyl-CoA dehydrogenase/enoyl-CoA hydratase family protein: MTNFIVKKVAVLGAGVMGAQIAAHCVNAKVPVVLFDLPAKEGPKNGIVLRAIENLKKLSPAPLGNKDDAQYIEVANYEDNLELLRGCDLVIEAIAERMDWKHDLYKKVAPFIAEGAIFASNTSGLSINKLAEGFDATLKQRFCGVHFFNPPRYMHLVELIPTTDTNPAILDQLEVFLTTTLGKGVVRAKDTPNFIANRVGVFGMLATIYEAEKFGLSCDVVDDLTGAKLGRAKSGTFRTADVVGLDTMGHVIKTMQDTLPNDPFAAAYKTPAVLSKLIEAGALGQKSGAGFYKKVGKDILRLDFASGEYVAGGAKAADIVVRILKEKDPVKRMKAMRESSNPQAQFLWAIFRDAFHYIAIHLADIADSAREIDFAMRWGFGWNVGPFETWQAAGWRQVAEWVKEDIEAGKALCNAPLPAWVFERDGVHNADGSYSAATNSQVPRSDLPVYARQAFRAPLFGSAQTPATEAGVTVHEDESVRVWHQNDDVLIISLKTKMHVIGEGVINGFKLALAEAQKNFKGLVIWNTDVTEGGPFSAGADLQSALPKFMAGGAKALEPMIADLQNTFMDLKYSNVPVIAAVGGIALGGGCEMLLHASRRVALLESYIGLVEVGVGLIPAGGGLKEAALRAANNAQGNDLLQFLKDNFMNAATANVSKSALEARKMGYLTPQDVIVFNPYELLYVAKNEARAMFDGGYRAPHRAKFPVGGRYTLGTIMASLVNMRDGGFISAYDYKLGGMIAEIVSGGDIDAGSIVDEQWILDRERKAFIALLNEPKTQERIMGMLQTGKPVRN, from the coding sequence ATGACTAATTTCATCGTTAAAAAAGTTGCGGTGCTGGGCGCAGGGGTGATGGGCGCACAAATCGCCGCACACTGTGTCAACGCCAAAGTGCCGGTGGTATTGTTCGACTTGCCTGCCAAGGAAGGTCCGAAGAATGGCATCGTATTGCGCGCTATTGAAAATCTGAAGAAACTCAGCCCGGCGCCTCTGGGCAATAAAGACGACGCGCAATATATCGAAGTCGCCAACTACGAAGACAATCTGGAACTGCTGCGCGGCTGCGATCTGGTGATCGAAGCAATTGCCGAGCGCATGGACTGGAAACATGATCTGTACAAAAAAGTCGCGCCCTTCATCGCTGAAGGCGCGATTTTTGCTTCCAACACTTCCGGCCTGTCGATCAATAAACTGGCCGAAGGCTTTGACGCCACGCTCAAACAACGCTTCTGCGGCGTGCACTTCTTCAACCCGCCGCGCTATATGCATCTGGTGGAATTGATCCCCACCACCGACACCAATCCGGCGATTCTGGACCAGCTCGAAGTGTTCCTCACCACCACCCTGGGCAAGGGCGTGGTGCGGGCCAAAGACACGCCGAACTTCATCGCCAACCGCGTTGGCGTGTTCGGCATGCTGGCCACCATCTACGAAGCGGAAAAATTCGGTCTGTCCTGCGATGTGGTGGACGATCTGACCGGCGCCAAGCTGGGCCGCGCCAAGTCCGGCACCTTCCGCACCGCCGACGTGGTTGGCCTGGACACCATGGGCCATGTGATCAAGACCATGCAAGACACGCTGCCGAACGACCCGTTCGCGGCGGCTTACAAAACCCCGGCTGTGCTGTCCAAGCTGATCGAAGCCGGCGCACTGGGCCAAAAGAGCGGTGCCGGTTTCTACAAAAAAGTCGGCAAAGACATCCTGCGCCTGGACTTCGCCAGCGGTGAATATGTGGCGGGCGGCGCCAAAGCGGCTGACATCGTGGTTCGCATCCTGAAGGAAAAAGATCCGGTTAAGCGCATGAAAGCCATGCGTGAATCGAGCAACCCGCAAGCACAATTCCTGTGGGCGATTTTCCGCGACGCCTTCCACTACATCGCGATCCATCTGGCTGACATCGCCGACAGCGCGCGCGAAATCGACTTCGCCATGCGTTGGGGCTTTGGCTGGAACGTCGGCCCGTTTGAAACCTGGCAAGCCGCCGGCTGGCGCCAAGTGGCGGAATGGGTGAAAGAAGACATTGAAGCCGGCAAAGCACTGTGCAATGCGCCGCTGCCGGCCTGGGTGTTTGAGCGCGACGGCGTGCACAATGCCGACGGCAGCTACTCCGCCGCCACCAACAGCCAAGTGCCGCGTTCCGATTTGCCGGTATATGCGCGTCAAGCTTTCCGTGCGCCGCTGTTTGGCAGCGCGCAAACCCCGGCTACCGAAGCCGGCGTCACCGTGCATGAAGATGAATCGGTGCGCGTATGGCATCAAAACGATGACGTGCTGATCATCTCCCTGAAGACCAAGATGCATGTGATTGGCGAAGGCGTGATCAACGGCTTCAAACTGGCCCTGGCCGAAGCGCAAAAGAACTTCAAGGGTCTGGTGATTTGGAATACCGACGTGACCGAAGGCGGGCCGTTCTCCGCCGGCGCCGATCTGCAATCCGCACTGCCGAAATTCATGGCCGGCGGGGCCAAGGCGCTGGAGCCGATGATCGCCGATTTGCAAAACACCTTCATGGATTTGAAATATTCCAACGTGCCGGTGATTGCAGCGGTGGGCGGCATCGCCCTGGGCGGCGGTTGCGAAATGTTGTTGCACGCCAGCCGCCGCGTCGCGCTGTTGGAATCGTATATCGGTCTGGTGGAAGTGGGCGTGGGCCTGATCCCGGCGGGCGGCGGTTTGAAAGAAGCCGCGCTGCGCGCCGCCAACAACGCGCAAGGCAATGATTTGCTGCAATTCCTGAAAGACAACTTCATGAACGCCGCCACCGCGAACGTCTCGAAGTCTGCCTTGGAAGCGCGCAAGATGGGTTATCTGACGCCGCAAGACGTGATCGTGTTCAACCCGTATGAATTGCTGTATGTGGCCAAAAACGAAGCGCGCGCCATGTTTGACGGTGGCTACCGTGCCCCGCACCGCGCCAAGTTCCCGGTCGGCGGCCGTTACACCCTGGGCACCATCATGGCTTCCCTGGTGAATATGCGCGACGGCGGCTTCATCTCCGCTTACGACTACAAACTGGGCGGCATGATTGCGGAAATCGTCTCAGGCGGCGACATTGACGCCGGCAGCATCGTCGATGAGCAATGGATTCTGGATCGCGAACGCAAGGCTTTCATCGCCCTGCTGAACGAACCCAAGACCCAGGAACGCATCATGGGCATGTTGCAAACCGGCAAGCCGGTGCGTAACTGA